One stretch of Chryseobacterium fluminis DNA includes these proteins:
- a CDS encoding DUF2652 domain-containing protein, whose translation MENTNVKDGIILIPDFSGFTEFVFNTKLYTGEYIVRQLLSTLIDMNEHYFEISEIEGDAILFYRYDENPSYQKISKMLRKMQNAFTRKIEELSQSLSTTIDLSLKFIVHYGKFSQYHIGNFKKLYGKTIVEAHQMLKNGLAEQPSYVLFSNSFLESSQNKKNDFNQEKKHHPELGVIHYFAN comes from the coding sequence ATGGAGAATACAAACGTTAAAGATGGCATTATTCTTATTCCGGATTTCAGCGGGTTTACGGAATTTGTATTCAATACTAAACTTTATACCGGAGAATATATTGTAAGACAACTACTTTCTACACTCATCGATATGAATGAGCACTATTTTGAAATTTCAGAGATTGAGGGCGATGCCATCTTATTTTACCGGTATGATGAAAATCCGTCGTATCAGAAGATTTCAAAGATGCTGAGAAAGATGCAGAATGCCTTTACCCGCAAGATTGAAGAATTAAGTCAGTCATTAAGCACAACCATTGATTTATCATTAAAATTTATCGTTCATTACGGAAAATTTTCACAATACCACATTGGAAATTTTAAAAAACTGTACGGGAAAACCATTGTGGAAGCCCATCAGATGCTGAAAAACGGCCTTGCAGAACAGCCATCCTATGTTTTATTCAGCAACTCATTTCTGGAAAGCAGTCAGAATAAAAAAAATGATTTTAATCAAGAGAAAAAACACCATCCTGAACTTGGAGTGATCCATTATTTTGCGAACTGA
- a CDS encoding phospholipase D-like domain-containing protein — protein sequence MIQDSISNTDEILERIKSELKSARSEILIAMAWFTNHELYNIIREKLSENVKVSLILSDQPDNEKLDFDVLANQGLNYIRIKSVGYGMMNLKFCIIDRTTAISGSYNWSNNAKNNHGQVLVTNFPKTVHELTDSFFKIKDRAEKLNNGYSLEDIEREEQALGSSVGDEKSEAEIKPLNFQEQSLKDFKDVLDNIIATEVGSFDKSLLKDNAYQRASENQGDHQVLPQAMDSLYSNFINEIEVIAEKKTRLKNRIEEQLKVSIGNVEMKTQNEIDSLNYNLTADLRNMEGNIQQNEKNIEEKKQIVQSTDSIKIPFIQDKIDALLQKINELKVDFVKPPVNWPLTILLSFMTLMLVLYIFVFYSSVAYIFIFSKEDIMEALNKGVISEIPEVFNAHAITKIWNKGAGGILFLFLFVSIPLSLGLLKLIKPEKETNDFTEPCKLKDQIITFFNNHLGMILIFLVDCFIAYKVARNINDIEYLTNQTDKKSEFWEIVLSQNFLLVFTLGTLGIYLFGLVVNRLYSSYQKRTQTHHQEKTKFIVSKYEEEMLVHQMQINELKEENGRLNSETAALEKQNTALTKQLQELPIQINTKINNLKQLLLSFIEKVENLAHIYQSQVDNDKLPVSKTEMENRVNIFMEGWSKYLYKIYSVEKAEAKTTEAIRECENWLNMITIQKSFTTEFAQN from the coding sequence ATGATTCAAGATTCCATTTCAAATACTGATGAAATTCTGGAAAGAATTAAGTCGGAGCTTAAGAGCGCGAGATCAGAGATATTAATCGCCATGGCCTGGTTCACCAACCACGAACTGTACAACATTATCCGGGAAAAACTCTCTGAAAACGTGAAGGTTTCTTTAATTCTTTCCGACCAGCCTGACAATGAAAAGTTAGATTTTGATGTACTGGCAAATCAGGGGCTGAACTATATCCGCATTAAAAGTGTAGGTTACGGGATGATGAACCTTAAATTCTGTATTATCGACCGTACGACTGCTATTTCCGGCTCTTACAACTGGTCTAATAACGCGAAAAACAACCATGGGCAGGTTCTGGTGACCAATTTTCCGAAAACGGTTCATGAACTGACCGATAGTTTTTTTAAAATTAAAGACCGAGCGGAAAAACTCAACAACGGCTACAGCCTGGAGGACATTGAGAGAGAAGAACAGGCACTTGGAAGCTCTGTTGGCGATGAGAAAAGTGAAGCAGAGATAAAACCTCTCAATTTTCAGGAACAGTCGTTAAAAGACTTTAAGGATGTTCTCGACAATATCATTGCCACTGAAGTGGGCTCATTTGATAAAAGCCTGCTGAAAGACAATGCCTATCAGAGAGCATCTGAAAATCAGGGTGATCACCAGGTGCTTCCGCAGGCGATGGACAGTCTTTATTCGAATTTCATAAACGAGATAGAAGTAATCGCCGAGAAGAAAACAAGACTGAAAAACAGAATTGAAGAACAGCTGAAAGTAAGCATCGGAAATGTGGAAATGAAAACACAGAACGAAATTGATTCCCTGAACTACAATCTTACGGCAGATCTTCGGAATATGGAAGGCAACATCCAGCAAAACGAAAAAAATATTGAAGAAAAGAAACAGATTGTACAATCGACCGATTCTATAAAAATTCCGTTTATTCAGGACAAAATCGATGCACTGCTGCAAAAGATCAACGAACTGAAAGTGGATTTTGTAAAACCTCCCGTGAACTGGCCGCTGACCATCTTACTGAGCTTTATGACCTTAATGCTGGTCCTTTATATTTTCGTTTTCTATTCATCAGTTGCCTACATTTTTATTTTTTCCAAAGAAGATATTATGGAAGCTTTAAACAAAGGAGTAATTTCGGAAATTCCTGAAGTTTTCAATGCGCATGCTATTACAAAAATTTGGAATAAGGGAGCCGGAGGAATTTTATTTCTTTTTCTATTTGTAAGCATTCCACTTAGCCTGGGACTTTTAAAATTAATAAAACCCGAAAAAGAAACAAATGATTTCACAGAACCATGTAAGCTTAAAGATCAAATCATTACATTTTTTAATAATCATTTAGGGATGATTCTGATTTTCCTTGTTGACTGCTTTATTGCTTACAAAGTGGCCAGGAACATCAATGACATCGAATATCTAACTAATCAGACAGATAAAAAATCTGAATTTTGGGAGATTGTGCTATCGCAAAATTTTTTATTAGTATTTACTTTAGGGACATTAGGGATATATTTATTTGGACTGGTTGTTAACAGATTATATTCTTCTTATCAGAAAAGAACACAAACCCATCATCAGGAAAAGACCAAATTCATTGTGAGTAAATATGAAGAAGAAATGCTGGTTCACCAGATGCAGATTAATGAATTAAAAGAAGAAAACGGAAGATTAAACAGTGAAACTGCTGCTCTGGAGAAACAAAATACGGCTCTTACCAAACAATTACAGGAACTCCCGATACAGATTAATACAAAAATTAATAATCTTAAGCAGCTTCTGTTATCCTTCATCGAAAAAGTCGAAAATCTGGCTCATATTTATCAGAGCCAGGTAGATAATGACAAGCTCCCGGTATCAAAAACAGAAATGGAAAACAGGGTGAATATTTTCATGGAAGGCTGGAGCAAATATCTGTATAAGATCTACTCTGTTGAAAAAGCAGAAGCTAAAACCACAGAAGCCATCAGAGAGTGCGAAAACTGGCTGAATATGATTACCATTCAAAAAAGTTTCACCACCGAATTTGCTCAAAATTAA
- a CDS encoding metallophosphoesterase: MKIQIISDLHHEFGMTDLSFEYADVVVLAGDINLGTKGIEWIKAKIPDRPVIYVLGNHEYYKGSYPKTLNKIKDAAQNSNISVLENSFVDLDGIRFHGATLWTDFSVFGNPVHYGSICQSGMNDYKRIRRDPSYSKIRSVDIFKIHQLSKAWLTESLESSEGMKNIVVTHHAPSIRSVPEKYREDPLTSAYASDLEDFMIRQKPLYWIHGHIHTPCRYHIGETEIICNPHGYIDEKYNGYDKELIIEV, translated from the coding sequence ATGAAAATTCAAATCATCAGCGATCTGCATCATGAATTCGGAATGACCGATCTCTCTTTTGAATATGCAGATGTGGTTGTACTGGCAGGAGATATCAACCTGGGAACAAAAGGAATAGAGTGGATTAAAGCTAAAATACCGGACAGACCTGTAATTTATGTCCTGGGAAATCACGAATATTATAAAGGCTCCTATCCCAAGACTTTAAACAAAATAAAAGACGCAGCTCAGAATTCTAACATTTCTGTATTGGAAAATTCTTTTGTTGATCTTGATGGAATCCGTTTTCACGGTGCCACGCTGTGGACCGATTTTTCAGTCTTCGGAAACCCGGTACATTACGGTTCGATCTGCCAGTCGGGGATGAATGACTATAAGCGGATCAGGCGGGATCCATCATATTCTAAAATAAGATCGGTCGATATCTTTAAAATTCACCAGCTTTCAAAAGCATGGCTTACCGAAAGCCTTGAAAGTTCAGAAGGTATGAAAAACATCGTGGTTACCCATCATGCCCCAAGTATACGGTCGGTTCCCGAAAAGTACAGAGAAGATCCGCTTACCTCAGCCTATGCGTCCGATCTTGAGGATTTTATGATCAGACAAAAACCATTGTACTGGATTCACGGACATATTCATACCCCGTGCAGATATCATATCGGTGAGACGGAGATTATCTGCAATCCTCACGGCTATATCGACGAAAAATACAATGGTTATGATAAAGAACTGATCATTGAAGTTTAA
- a CDS encoding MFS transporter — protein sequence MDARKNLILILASVGTFVEALDIAIINLTIPAIQKQFGIGAEMVQWLQTLYVLFFGGFLIIGGKLSDQIGRKKIFLIGGLVFMLTSLGAGLSSGFETLAFFRALQGLGAAFIMPSAMSIVTNTFKEDQERNRAIGIFSSFAAIGSGSGLSIGGIISTYLSWHWVFLINVPILLVTLVLAYHYLPKDEKAGNSQKTDVFSGILLVIGLLSLTYGTHELIHLKEQPFMITGSLVLAVVLLMMVFYRLRSVDQPLIDLKLFRYRSLVIANMAFVALGAFFIGFLFLISLMLQKDMNYSAASAGLMLVPFSVMSALVAKFILPHISGRLNSSQMGVFGWLFMLAGAVILLVSIYTGHPLAVVLLGAACISGIGMTFCFTALSVLGIQDADPSSYGVASSLSSTSYFLGAGIGLSFMTLMSQIFPSSHAVGELSVMILVAYAVLALGMLFYFIFKNVKIKKAAVAVS from the coding sequence ATGGACGCAAGGAAAAATCTGATCTTAATTTTAGCATCGGTGGGAACATTTGTAGAAGCTTTGGATATTGCCATTATCAATTTAACGATACCGGCAATTCAGAAACAGTTCGGGATCGGAGCAGAAATGGTTCAATGGCTGCAGACCCTGTATGTATTATTTTTCGGTGGTTTTTTAATCATTGGCGGAAAACTGTCGGATCAGATCGGAAGGAAAAAAATATTTTTAATAGGTGGACTGGTTTTTATGCTGACTTCTCTGGGAGCCGGATTGTCATCGGGGTTTGAAACGCTGGCTTTTTTCAGGGCACTCCAGGGATTAGGGGCAGCTTTCATCATGCCTTCTGCCATGTCTATTGTAACGAATACTTTCAAAGAAGACCAGGAACGCAACAGGGCCATCGGTATATTCAGTTCGTTTGCTGCGATCGGATCGGGAAGTGGCCTGTCAATCGGAGGAATTATCAGTACGTATCTGAGCTGGCATTGGGTATTCCTGATCAACGTTCCGATTTTGCTGGTCACTCTCGTTCTTGCGTACCATTATCTCCCAAAAGATGAAAAAGCAGGGAACAGCCAGAAAACAGATGTATTTTCGGGAATATTGCTGGTCATCGGGCTGCTGAGCCTTACGTATGGAACGCATGAACTGATTCATCTTAAAGAACAGCCGTTCATGATTACCGGATCTCTTGTACTGGCGGTCGTATTGCTAATGATGGTGTTTTACCGGTTAAGATCTGTTGATCAGCCTTTAATCGATCTCAAATTATTCAGATACAGATCACTCGTTATTGCCAATATGGCATTTGTTGCATTAGGAGCATTCTTTATCGGGTTTTTATTTTTAATTTCACTGATGTTACAGAAAGATATGAATTACAGTGCGGCATCAGCAGGATTAATGCTCGTTCCTTTCAGTGTTATGTCGGCTCTGGTAGCCAAATTTATTCTGCCTCACATTTCCGGAAGATTGAATTCGTCACAAATGGGTGTCTTCGGATGGCTCTTTATGTTGGCAGGTGCTGTGATATTACTGGTCTCCATTTATACAGGACATCCGCTGGCAGTTGTTTTACTGGGGGCGGCATGTATTTCGGGAATCGGGATGACCTTCTGCTTCACGGCTTTGTCAGTCCTGGGCATTCAGGATGCGGACCCGTCGAGTTACGGAGTGGCTTCGAGCTTAAGCTCTACAAGCTATTTCTTGGGAGCGGGAATCGGATTATCGTTCATGACCCTGATGAGTCAGATTTTTCCGTCATCACATGCAGTAGGAGAATTAAGCGTCATGATTTTGGTAGCTTATGCTGTACTGGCTTTAGGGATGTTGTTCTATTTTATATTTAAAAATGTAAAAATAAAAAAAGCCGCTGTGGCTGTTTCATAA
- a CDS encoding Lrp/AsnC family transcriptional regulator, whose product MATENYRPDEKDLSILRILQKDAKLSVRDIAARINLSPTPTHERIKRMEKLGIIKEYTAVLDRKKVNKGMMVICMVALNAHNKKMAGQFIEEVSRLKEVVEFYNISGDFDFMLKILAPNMDEFHEFFVNKLSEIEGIGQTKSIFVMNSIKESPQIL is encoded by the coding sequence ATGGCAACAGAAAACTACCGTCCTGACGAAAAAGATTTGTCGATCCTGAGAATTTTACAGAAAGATGCGAAACTGAGTGTCCGGGATATTGCAGCGAGAATTAATCTGAGCCCTACGCCTACCCATGAGCGTATCAAACGTATGGAAAAGCTCGGGATCATCAAAGAATATACAGCCGTCTTAGACCGTAAGAAAGTAAACAAAGGAATGATGGTCATCTGTATGGTTGCTTTAAATGCTCATAATAAAAAAATGGCAGGCCAGTTTATAGAAGAAGTCAGCAGACTGAAGGAAGTCGTGGAATTTTATAACATCAGCGGGGATTTTGATTTTATGCTGAAGATCCTGGCTCCGAATATGGATGAGTTTCATGAATTCTTCGTCAATAAACTTTCAGAAATTGAAGGGATCGGACAGACAAAAAGCATTTTTGTAATGAACAGTATCAAAGAGAGTCCACAGATTCTCTGA
- a CDS encoding HipA family kinase, whose product MKHLHTIENIHKIFNTSGSDPLLVSCNDLNYWVCKYDRFHLNLFNELLAAEFAKIWNIKVPETSLIKVKEEHIPNDMIPRLQKYWFDKECFGSLYLENAKEIDQTMFSLFKEKMFRDKVRNKSDFLKIALFDIWLSNEDRNFNNFNLLLNTSSDKISFFYAIDHVNLFNTSSLQYRLCELTEDESIIKTELSRILFSRNTNTRQIVNTFNPKFLSLYIGM is encoded by the coding sequence ATGAAACATTTGCATACTATTGAGAATATTCACAAAATTTTTAATACTTCAGGCAGTGATCCTCTTTTAGTATCATGTAATGATTTAAACTACTGGGTTTGTAAATATGACAGATTTCATCTTAATCTTTTTAATGAGTTATTAGCAGCAGAATTTGCTAAAATATGGAACATCAAGGTTCCTGAGACCTCATTAATTAAAGTAAAAGAAGAACATATTCCCAATGATATGATTCCGAGATTACAAAAATATTGGTTTGATAAAGAATGTTTTGGATCTTTATATTTAGAGAATGCGAAAGAGATAGATCAAACTATGTTTTCATTGTTTAAAGAGAAAATGTTTCGAGATAAAGTTCGGAATAAAAGCGATTTTTTAAAAATAGCTTTATTTGACATTTGGCTGTCAAATGAAGATAGAAATTTTAATAACTTTAATTTATTATTAAATACATCATCAGATAAGATATCATTCTTTTATGCTATTGATCATGTAAACTTATTCAATACAAGTTCTTTGCAGTATAGACTGTGTGAACTTACTGAAGATGAATCAATTATAAAGACGGAATTGTCCAGAATTTTGTTCTCCAGAAATACTAATACAAGACAGATTGTAAATACTTTTAATCCAAAATTTCTATCTTTGTACATTGGAATGTAA
- a CDS encoding methyltransferase domain-containing protein, with product MPWNPDIYNQFKNIRFKPFFDLAEMIEDDLKMKAIDIGCGTGEQTAILADKFPQSTFTGIDSSYEMLEKSKSLENDRLHFRQATTEEILNNDEKWNLIFSNAALQWSDDHQDLFPGLISKLEPEGQLAVQMPYQPGNILNQILFGLANDEPFKTQLNSWNRPSAVLTIDEYAQILFENGIENLHLSQKVYPIIAEDHDTLFNFISGSALIPYLEKLNEEQQQLFTKEFKQRIADNFPKLPAMYSFKRILMYGRKR from the coding sequence ATGCCCTGGAATCCTGACATTTATAATCAGTTTAAGAATATACGCTTCAAACCTTTTTTTGACCTTGCCGAAATGATCGAAGATGATCTTAAGATGAAAGCCATTGATATCGGATGCGGAACCGGTGAACAAACTGCCATTCTTGCCGATAAATTCCCCCAGTCCACGTTTACCGGAATTGATTCTTCTTACGAAATGCTTGAAAAATCAAAAAGTCTTGAAAATGACCGTCTTCATTTCCGGCAGGCTACCACCGAAGAGATTCTGAACAACGATGAAAAATGGAATCTTATTTTCAGCAATGCTGCACTGCAATGGTCTGATGATCATCAGGACCTGTTTCCAGGATTGATTTCGAAGCTGGAACCAGAGGGTCAGCTTGCGGTCCAGATGCCCTACCAGCCGGGGAATATCCTGAATCAGATCTTATTCGGACTCGCCAACGATGAGCCTTTTAAAACGCAGCTCAATAGCTGGAACCGTCCATCCGCAGTCCTCACCATTGATGAATACGCACAGATTCTATTTGAAAACGGGATTGAAAACCTTCACCTGTCACAAAAGGTGTATCCCATTATTGCTGAAGATCACGATACCTTATTCAATTTTATTTCAGGATCGGCTTTGATACCGTATCTCGAAAAACTGAATGAGGAACAGCAACAGCTTTTCACAAAAGAATTTAAGCAACGAATTGCAGATAATTTCCCTAAACTTCCGGCTATGTATTCGTTCAAAAGGATTCTGATGTATGGAAGGAAGAGATGA
- a CDS encoding sensor histidine kinase has translation MPYGENESVVIVWIWIAIGLLFLTTVFITLLLISYMKSVRKNKHKVMKMFRNSQTESWENTIFLQEKDRERLAGELHDNIISRLNLIRLNALHKNTDELHLDLKDSMQLIRELTHNLTPPDLSEIELGDLISDYLEQVKKNIRVDYHLCILEENIVDNQIKLNIFRILQELINNSLKHAGASKITLSVRISKASLCFIAEDNGRGFNVGDHPSGIGLRSIRSRTKQMNAIYKLKTKPQRGTRYIFFVNTTTL, from the coding sequence ATGCCGTACGGGGAAAATGAAAGTGTGGTAATTGTATGGATATGGATAGCTATCGGACTGTTGTTTTTAACCACCGTATTCATCACACTGCTGTTGATCAGTTATATGAAAAGTGTCAGAAAAAATAAGCATAAGGTCATGAAAATGTTTCGGAATAGCCAGACAGAATCCTGGGAAAACACCATATTTTTACAGGAAAAAGACCGGGAAAGACTGGCCGGAGAGCTACATGACAATATTATATCACGGCTTAACCTCATCCGGTTGAATGCTCTTCATAAAAACACAGATGAACTGCATCTGGACTTAAAAGACTCAATGCAGCTTATCCGGGAACTTACCCATAATCTGACTCCACCGGATCTCAGCGAAATTGAGCTGGGCGACCTTATCTCAGATTATCTTGAGCAGGTGAAAAAGAATATCAGGGTAGATTACCATCTCTGCATTTTAGAAGAAAATATAGTAGATAACCAAATAAAATTAAATATTTTCCGAATACTTCAGGAGCTTATCAACAACAGTCTAAAGCATGCCGGAGCCTCAAAAATCACCCTGTCGGTAAGGATTTCAAAGGCTTCTCTCTGTTTCATTGCTGAAGACAACGGCAGGGGCTTTAATGTCGGAGATCATCCGTCAGGAATTGGTTTACGAAGTATTCGGTCCAGAACAAAACAAATGAACGCGATTTATAAACTGAAAACCAAACCACAGAGAGGGACACGATACATCTTCTTTGTTAATACCACAACCCTATAA
- a CDS encoding response regulator transcription factor, translating into MENRKLNIAIADDDLLFVQLLRNYIDQDGRYHVCLISTGGNAFLDEVNNHSIDILILDLRMADGDGLKVMSALSEKKSDLKIVVLSSFYRRSFMGQMLKMGAHAFLPKEIEPEELLNVLNAVYITGHYFSSEQVDVMRGQMSNKLPEFHAFSKDELTDREIDVLRLVCQQQSTKEIADSLFISPKTVETHKTNLMIKTCVKNMAGLVIYAVQNRIVDPNEIVLFDK; encoded by the coding sequence ATGGAAAATAGAAAACTCAATATCGCCATTGCAGATGACGATTTACTTTTTGTACAATTGCTGAGAAACTATATCGATCAGGACGGCCGGTACCATGTATGCCTTATATCGACCGGCGGAAATGCTTTTCTGGATGAAGTTAATAATCATTCTATAGACATTCTCATTCTTGATCTTCGAATGGCCGACGGTGACGGTCTGAAAGTCATGTCTGCTTTATCGGAGAAAAAATCTGACCTCAAAATTGTTGTTCTTTCAAGTTTCTACAGAAGAAGTTTTATGGGGCAAATGCTGAAAATGGGTGCTCACGCCTTTTTACCGAAAGAAATTGAACCTGAAGAACTGCTGAATGTTCTGAATGCGGTATACATCACGGGCCATTACTTTTCCAGCGAACAGGTAGACGTAATGAGAGGACAGATGTCTAACAAACTTCCCGAATTCCATGCTTTTTCTAAGGATGAACTTACCGATAGAGAAATTGATGTACTCCGGTTGGTTTGTCAGCAGCAAAGCACAAAAGAGATCGCCGACAGTCTTTTTATTTCTCCCAAAACCGTTGAAACCCACAAAACCAACCTCATGATCAAAACCTGTGTGAAAAATATGGCCGGACTGGTCATCTATGCCGTTCAGAATCGCATTGTAGATCCGAATGAAATCGTATTGTTTGACAAATAA
- a CDS encoding RebB family R body protein, with protein MATVNEQITDAVTQSNVKVVAESPAMALSNVYQSAAHSTGIMFENAVNTQNQQNILGQAATTQGVIQIYSLDTISDAVSIAKVLNP; from the coding sequence ATGGCAACAGTAAACGAACAGATTACAGACGCAGTTACCCAATCAAACGTAAAGGTCGTAGCAGAATCTCCGGCCATGGCTCTCAGCAACGTGTACCAGTCGGCAGCACATTCTACAGGAATAATGTTTGAAAATGCAGTGAATACGCAAAATCAACAGAATATTTTAGGTCAGGCAGCCACCACTCAGGGCGTGATCCAGATCTATAGCCTGGATACCATATCAGATGCGGTTTCTATCGCTAAAGTATTAAATCCTTAA
- a CDS encoding RebB family R body protein has translation MATVNQQITDAVTQTNVKVVAESPAVALSNVYQTAAHSTGIMFENAVNTQNQQNIVTQAATTQGITQIYSLDTIADAVSISKILNP, from the coding sequence ATGGCAACAGTAAACCAACAAATCACAGACGCAGTTACCCAGACCAATGTCAAAGTAGTCGCAGAATCTCCGGCAGTAGCGCTAAGTAATGTGTATCAGACGGCTGCACATTCTACGGGCATCATGTTTGAAAACGCAGTGAACACGCAAAATCAGCAGAATATTGTAACCCAGGCGGCGACCACTCAGGGAATCACGCAGATCTACAGTCTGGATACTATAGCAGACGCAGTATCGATCTCAAAAATTCTGAATCCTTAA
- a CDS encoding RebB family R body protein encodes MATVNEQITDAVTQSNVKVVGESPAMALGNVYQTAAHSTGIMFENAVNTQNQQNLVTQAATTQGVTQIYSNDTIADAISIAKILNS; translated from the coding sequence ATGGCAACAGTAAACGAACAGATTACGGATGCAGTAACGCAGTCCAATGTGAAAGTAGTAGGTGAATCCCCGGCAATGGCTTTAGGGAATGTGTATCAGACCGCAGCACATTCTACAGGAATTATGTTTGAAAATGCAGTGAATACACAGAACCAGCAAAATCTGGTTACGCAGGCAGCAACGACACAGGGGGTTACGCAGATCTACAGCAACGATACCATTGCAGATGCTATTTCCATTGCTAAAATCCTCAATTCATAA
- a CDS encoding RebB family R body protein, whose amino-acid sequence MATVNEQITDAVTQSNVKVVGESPAMALSNVYQSAAHSTGIMFENAVNTQNQQNILGQAATTQGIMQIYSMDTVSDAVSIAKILNPNP is encoded by the coding sequence ATGGCAACAGTCAATGAACAAATCACAGATGCAGTAACGCAGTCTAACGTAAAAGTAGTAGGTGAGTCTCCTGCAATGGCACTAAGCAACGTGTACCAGTCAGCAGCACACTCTACAGGAATCATGTTTGAAAATGCGGTCAATACGCAGAATCAACAGAACATTTTAGGACAGGCAGCTACCACACAGGGAATTATGCAGATCTACAGCATGGATACGGTATCCGATGCAGTTTCTATCGCTAAAATCCTTAATCCTAATCCTTAA
- a CDS encoding RebB family R body protein, translating to MNEITTAVIGMSSALPAAISAQVSAHSTGIMQMNSALNQQRDAMLGIGNYVMGVKKMGSGRLQCKTSLPFRKGRF from the coding sequence ATGAATGAAATTACCACAGCCGTCATAGGAATGTCCAGCGCGCTGCCTGCAGCTATATCTGCCCAGGTAAGTGCACATTCTACAGGGATCATGCAGATGAATTCTGCACTCAATCAACAGCGTGATGCCATGCTGGGAATAGGAAATTATGTAATGGGAGTTAAGAAAATGGGCTCCGGAAGATTACAATGCAAAACCTCCTTACCCTTCAGAAAAGGACGTTTTTAG
- a CDS encoding RebB family R body protein gives MADTVNNQTTDAVTQTNVTVLGESPAQAMSMLYQMATHASGISIQNSVTNQQNLNQLNPAIVADAIKILKG, from the coding sequence ATGGCAGATACAGTAAACAACCAGACTACCGATGCAGTAACGCAGACCAATGTTACCGTGCTTGGCGAATCTCCGGCACAGGCCATGAGCATGCTCTATCAGATGGCTACCCATGCCAGCGGAATTTCCATTCAGAATTCGGTGACAAACCAGCAGAACCTGAATCAGCTTAACCCTGCGATTGTAGCCGATGCCATAAAAATTTTAAAAGGATAA
- a CDS encoding SIP domain-containing protein: MSSLPKWINDAVVNVMSSKFRDCTIIRTEYISAQLCRIQFKANLENLYFEPAYAIGIRINERDFRNYSPFNFNVEEGCFEVIFHLHDKASAACRFIGRLSENDSLKILIPRGRRFFAPDAKIHFSVGDETSLGTSISIKEAAEKADSSFLCLHELDQPEYLESLGLFGYYVGKNNPLQLIETLKEFLREEKWAINHDEVVFYLTGNGQTMALVRKFLKANGVSARCIRSQAYWIEGKKGL, encoded by the coding sequence ATGTCTAGTTTACCCAAATGGATCAATGACGCAGTAGTGAATGTGATGTCATCGAAATTTAGAGACTGTACCATTATCAGAACTGAATATATTTCAGCTCAGCTGTGCAGAATACAATTTAAAGCAAACCTGGAAAATCTGTATTTCGAACCTGCTTATGCCATAGGAATCCGAATCAATGAAAGGGATTTCCGCAATTATTCGCCATTTAATTTTAATGTAGAAGAGGGCTGTTTTGAAGTCATTTTTCATCTTCATGATAAAGCTTCAGCAGCGTGCCGTTTTATCGGCCGCCTGTCAGAAAATGATTCTTTGAAGATTCTCATTCCGAGAGGAAGAAGATTCTTTGCTCCTGATGCAAAAATTCACTTTTCTGTTGGAGATGAAACTTCTTTGGGAACTTCCATTTCTATAAAAGAGGCTGCGGAAAAAGCGGATAGCTCATTTTTATGCCTTCACGAGCTCGACCAGCCGGAATATTTGGAAAGTCTCGGGCTCTTTGGATATTATGTCGGCAAAAACAATCCATTACAGCTGATAGAAACTTTAAAGGAGTTTTTAAGAGAAGAAAAATGGGCAATTAATCATGATGAGGTGGTTTTTTATCTTACCGGAAACGGGCAGACTATGGCTCTTGTGAGGAAATTCCTGAAGGCAAACGGTGTTTCAGCCAGGTGTATCAGATCCCAGGCATATTGGATAGAAGGAAAGAAAGGATTATAA